ATTTCGCTGGCCTGGTCATAGCGCTTGGCGCGCCAATGCGCGTCGATGCGCAGCAGGGTCGCGTCGCGCCCGTCCAGATCGCGCAGCAGGTCGAGCGCCAGCAGGTCGCGGCCACCATCGATCATGGCGCGCGCCTCGAGAATACGCCGCTGGCGCTGCAGGGAGTCCGGCAGGCCGGGCAGCCGCGTCTCGTTGAGCACGCGCAAGGCATCCTGCGGCTGGCGATCGGCCAGGTAGATCACGGCGAGATCGGCGGCGATCTGGGTGCGGGCCACGCCGCGCAGGCGATTTTCCAACTGATATTCGAGCAGGTCGGCGGCCTGCGCCAGCAGATCGACGCGTACCAGCCGGCGGGCCAGGTTGCGGATCATCTCGTCGCCGCGGGCGCCGGGCGGGGTCAACTGGCGGAAATCATAGTAGAGGCTGAGCGCATCGATCGGGCCCAGCGAGTCGGCGACGCCATTGAGGAACAATTCGCTGAACATATGCTGCGCCTTGTCGCGCAGCGCGTTGACCGAGGTGTTTTCCGAGTAATTGGCGACGGCCTGCTCGACGGTTTCGAAGCCGCGGCGATAGTCGCCATCGCGGAAGTAGAAATCGGCCAGCATGGTCTGCATGTCCGCTTCCAGCGGATTGCCGCGCCACAACAGGGATTCCGCCGACAGCGTATCGGTGGCCTTGGCCAGGTCGAGCGTGCCCTGCTGGTCGAGCAGGCGCAGGGTGCGATAGATGGCCTCGGCGCGGGTGGGGCGGATGTCGGCGGCGATCACCTGGCCATACGTATCGATGGCCTCGGAAATGCGATCCCGCCCCTCGTCGATCCGGCCCGACATCAGGTGATAGAGGCTGGAATCCTCGGGGTCGAGGCTGGCGAAATCGATCGAGTCGAGAAACCGCTCAGCCAGCGTCATGTCGTCGGTTTCGACGGCGGCGCGCACGGCGGCAAAATAGAACCTGTTGCGTACCCAGAGCGGGTAATTCTCGACAATGCTGTTGGCCTCGATGGCGTCGAACCGCGCGCCCTTGAAGTCGTAGCCGTCGGCGCGGGCTATGGTGCGCCACAACAGGGCGTCGAGTTCCTGGCCTACGCCGGACGAATTGAGGATGCGCAGGGCGTCGGTGGGACGGGAGGCCAGCGTATCGGCGATGGCGCGGGTGATGCGGATCTTGCGCGTCAGGTCCTCGGCCTTGAGTTCGGTCTCCAGCACATCGAGCACACCCAAAGCCTCATGGGCGAAATGGTTGGCCACGTAATACTGCGCCAGGTCCAGCCGGGCGACGTCGCGCTCCCTGCCCTCGCTGCTGGCGGCATCGACCAGCAAATCCTCGCGGCGCTGGTTGAATGCGCCGTAATCCTTTTCTTCCAGCGCAGCCAGGTCGACAAAGCTGCCGCGCAGGCTTTCGGTAATGCCATTGCCGATGGTGCGGGGCGCATCCACCGCCGAAACGGTGAGCCCCCCGGCGGTGGACAGCACGGCCAGGTTGTTTTCGACGGCGATGTCGAGTTCCGGATTTTGCGGCTTGATGACGAGGCCGTGCACGCTCCGCAGGGCCGAGAATTCGACATAGTCGAGCCGGCGGGTCACGCCACGCGCCGGCGGATAGGCGGTGACCACCTTGAGCAGGTCCCCCACCAGCGGATCGCGGAAATCATGGATGCGGGCGGGACGCGCCACATCGGCCACGACTTCAAAATTGCCCTCGATATCGCGGCGGCGGCTGAGTTCGATCGGCTCGGTCGGCGTCAGCATGATGTCGCCCAGCGACAGGACCCAGGCCATGCCTTCGGACCCGAGCGTCGCCAGGCGGTCCTGCGACAGCTCGACCCGCACCACCTGCGTGTCGCCCGACGTCACCACGGCAAATTCGCTGGCCAGGGCATCGAGTTCGGCCGAATGGGTCGGCGGCGTGATGCCCGAAACGGTGTCGAACATCATCCAGACCGTGTCGCCCCGGCGGAACACGGCAGCCGGCGTATCCTGCTCGAACGGGAAGACGACGCGCACGGTCGAACCCAGCACGCTGACGAATGGCGTTATCGTGCGGGCGGCGGTTTCGGGGAAGAGCTTGTCGACCTGGGCCGTTGCGGGACCGCCTGCTGTCGCAGCTTCCGCTTCCGCCTCCTCTGCGGCCTCATCCACCAGATCGGCAGCGGCGAAGCTGGGCAGGCCGACACCGGCAATGTCGATATCGAGAATGTATTGGCTCGGCGAATTTTCATAGAAGCGCGGGGTAATGCCTTCGGCCAGGCTCAGCGTGACCAGCGCCCCATCGGGACTGACCGCGCTTTCGACAGAGGCGATTTCGGGCGGCAGGTCCACCGCCAGGTCGCGCAGATCGACGCCGACAGGCCATTCGAAGGCGATGTGGCTGGTCTCACCTTCCTGCACATATTCGGCCGTGGTCGGCACGGTCCAGTCGAACTGGACGCGCATGAAAGTGGGATTGCGGCCAACGCGAATACTGGCCTGGGGATTGAGCTCGACCACCTCGGCGGCCTTGCGCTCGCGCTCGGCGCGGATGGCGGCGAGGCGGGCCCGCTCGGCCAGTTCGTCGATGATATCCTGCGGCAAAGCCGGCGGCATGCCCTGCCAGGTGCTCGGCAGCAGATCGATGAAGAGCTTTTCGCCGGCCTCGATGCGGTTGAAGCTGAAGGCGGCGCGGAGGCCCAGGCGCAGCCCCATGCCGTCAGGATCGACGCGGGCCACCGAAAGATAGGGCGCCATGGTGGTGCCGACATCGGGCAGGATGACCGCGACCTTTTCCTCGAATTCGAGCGAGAGCACGCCGTTTTCGATGCGCATCGTATATTTGGGGAGATCGTCGCGGCCCGGAAAGCTCAGGATCAGGCGGGCGTAACCATCTTCCTGGGTGGCAAAGAGCTGGCCCTGCTCCTGCGCCATTGCCGGCGCAATAAAGCTCAGCGCCGCGATGACGACGCCTGCCAGGACGGCCCGCCCCGCGCGCCGCAAACCAACCATGATCGCGGTCTTCACCGGCTTCTGCCCGCCCGACGCACTCTGCGCGTCTCATGGCGAAGCCTTCGGCTCCGGGGTCATAAAACGCATGGGTTACACGATAGTCTGTGCCGACCCTAGCGCTCCGGGCTTAACGTCACCTTACGCCAAAGCATAAAGCCTCCGGCATTTCAGCGTTCATTATTGACCCACGATCTGCGGCAGGGCGGCCAGGTCGTCCTGGGTCATTTCCGTCGCCGGCTTGTCGGCCAGCGTCGCCATCTGCACCGTCAGTTCCTGCGCCCTCGGGGCAGACATTTCGGCCAGGATCGGCGCCATCTTGCGCGGATTCATCGTCTTGGCCACGCGCAGCAGCACATCCATGTTGAGATCGTTGAAGATATTGGCCGCATCCTTGGGACGCATGGTTTCATACATCGCCACGATGCCGGCGAACTGTCCGGCTTCCATCTCGGTCCGCTGGTCGACCAGGCCGGAAATCTGCGCTTCCAGTGCTTCCAGCGTGGCTGCCCGTTCCGCGATGCGCTTTTCGGCGGCATCGACGATCGAGGCGCGCAGGGCCAGGTCGCTCTCATACTGCTCGAGTTCGGTGCGGCGGGCGGTGAGGCGCTCGAGCAATTGCTGCTCGGTACCGGACACGCCATCGGCAGCAATCAGCGGAACAACCGTACCGCCATCCGAGATTTCCGTAGGCACGACATCGCCCGAAGGCAGGCAATCGGCCGCCATCTGCTGGGCGAAGCTGCCCTCGGGCACCGGACGGGGTTCCACCGCCACGGCTTCGCCCTCAACCTCGGCAGCCACCGGCCGCAGGATGACATCGCCGCTGGCGGTGATCGTGGCGTCGGAATCGACGCAATAGGTCTGCGAAGCCATCACGTGACCGGCGGGCGGCGCATCCAAGGCCGGTATTTCACCCGCCTCATTGGCCGTCTCGTCCGCCGCCGGAGCACCGTGGCCTCCGCCGGCTTCGGCTGCCGGCGCGCCAATGGTCGGCGCCCCATCAGAGAGCGTCGGGCTGATATCTTCCATGGTCGGCTCGCCGGCCGGCGTCACCGTCTGGTCCGCCTCGGTCGTTCCCACCGCATCGCCCTCGGAGGCGCCGGCCGCCTGCGCCACGCTGACGCCACCCAGCACATAGCTGCCATGGGTCACAAGACCCATGGTCTTGAGCACCAGCAAAGCGGCAATGGCCATGACGACGACGGGCAGCAGCCGGATTTTGGTCACGCAGCAACTCCGCGAGTGCGCACGCGCGTCGACAGCTGTTCAAGCGCAGACTGCACCTTGTTGGGCTGTTCCACCGGCTCGATGGCCTGGCTATGGCGGGCCACGCTGGTGATCTTGGCGATCCGCTCCATCAGCACCGTGCCGGCGTTGACGTGATTGGCCAATTCGATCCCGAAGCGCTCGGCTTCCTCCAGCCGCGCATTGAGCGACAGGTCGGCCTCGACGGCGGTCTGCTTGAGCTCCTTGATCGCCTGATTGGCGAGGTTGGTGGCCCCGACCAGGTCGGCGACCATCTGGCGCATCACGTCCTTGTCGGCGTGAAGGCGCTTGAGGCGCTGGTTGAGCACGATGCAATATCCGATTGTCAGCGCGAGCAGAATGGCGACAGCGCCTTCCACGAACAGCCCCAGAGGCAAGCCGAACATCATCGTCCTTCCATTTTCTCGTCGATCGCCTCGAAGGCCGCCATGGTGACCTTGGGCGGGTTAAGCGGCCGGGAAACCCGCACCGAAACGTGATTGCCGATATGGCCCATAACGGCCTCGGTGAGATCGACATCGCCGCAGCGCAACCGCACCGGATCGCTGGGCGAGCGCTCGAACATGACCGTGTCGCCCGGCTGCATGGCCAGCATGCGCGAGAGCGGCAGTTCCTGCTCGTGCAGCACAGCCTCGATCTCGACATTGGCCGAATAGATCTCGGTGGCCAGATGGCCTTCCCAGATCGGATCGCGGCCGAACTTTTCACCCATGAACATCTGCAGCAGTTGTTCGCGGATGGGCTCGATGGTCGCGTAGGGCAAGAGGATTTCGATCTTGCCGCCGCGATCGTCCATCTCGATGCGCAGCTCGATCAGGATGGCGGCATTGCCCGGCCGCGAAATGGCGGCGAAGCGCGGATTAGTCTCCATGCGCTCGAGCTTGAAATTGACATCGGTCACCGGCTCGAAGGCGCGGTGGGTATCGTCGAGGATGACCTCGATCATGCGGCGGGCCAGCGCCATTTCGATCGTCGTATAGGGCCGGCCCTCGACGCGGATATTGCCGCCAATGCGACGGCCTCCCAGCAGCACGTCGATCATCGAATAGATCAGGCTGGAATCGACGGTGAGCAGGCCGTAATTCTCCCATTCCTCGGCCTTGATGACCGAGAGGATAGCCGGCAGCGGAATGGAATTGAGATAGTCGCCGAAGCGCACCGAGGAGATGGAGTCCATGGTGACTTCGACATTGTCGCTGGTGAAATTGCGCAGGCTCGTCGTCGCCAGCCGGACCAGCCGGTCGAAGACGATTTCGAGCATGGGCAGGCGTTCATAGCTGACCAGCGCCGAATTGATCAGCGCCTGGACGCCGGTCAGCTCGACATTGCTGCCCACGCTGGCGTCGAAGCCGAGCAGGCTGTCGATTTCATCCTGGTTGAGGACGCGGTCGGGACCGCCCTCCCCGTCACCATTGTCGCCTTCGAGCATGGCGGCCCATTCGGCGGCAGCGGCAGCAGCCCGCTCCTCCTCGGTCATGTCGTCTTCGCTGACGGGGGCGGCCGCAGCGGGAGCCGCGGCATCATCGAGCCCCCATTCGTCCGCCAGCTTGTCCTGTTCGGTCGGGCCCGCCATTACTGCACCAGGATTTCCTTGAACAACACGGACTCGACGCGGCTCGGATAGATCGCGACGTTGACGCGGCGCAGCAGCTCTTCCTTGAGGCGATAGACGCCGGCCGAACCTTCGAGGTCGGACCGGCGCAGCTCGCGCAGATAGACCTGGAAGGCATCGACCACCTTGGCCATGCGCGGCTGGATTTCGAGCATCATCTCCTGATTGGCGACTTCAAGCGCCACGGTCAGCTTCATGAACGAGCTCTTTGGCTCGGCATCGTCCTTCAGGTTCACGATCATCGGCGGCAGGTTGAAGATGAAGGTGTGCCCGGTATTGACCGCCCCTTCCGGCAACGCGCCCTCCGCGACCGTTTCGGCCGGCGCGGAAGAGGATGAGAGGAAGAAGTAAAGCCCGGCGCCCGCCAGCAAGACGACTATGGCCGCCGCGCCAATGATGATGAAGAGCTTTGGCGGCCCCTTCCGGGTCGCGGCGCCGTCTTCGATTTCTGCATCAGCGGCCATGCCAACCCTGCCAGATATGAGGCTTCCCGGACGATTCCGGCTGTTGGTCCAGCTAAGCGGTCGATGGTTAACGATTGGTTACAAATCGACCCCAAGCGGCAAAATTTGCCGGGCAGCTTTTGCCGTGCGCGGAAAGAATGACGCGGCATGGATAGCAGGGCCTGAGACCTATCTATCTGATTTTATTAAAGTTCGTGACTTGGCATGGTTGCTGCAAGGTAAATGGCGAGGCCGCGGCTTGGGGAAGTCGGCAGTCTCGGGGACGTTAATATTCCGGGGATCAGCAATGATCGAGAATGCGCAGCTCATCAGCCTGTCCAAGCAGATAGCGCTCCAGCGGCAGATGGACGTGGTGGCCAACAACATGGCCAACATCAACACGTCAGGCTTCAAGGCCGAGAACATCCTGTTCGAGGAATATGTGATGCCGGTCGCCCGCGACCAGGATTTCCCGAGCCTCGACCAGCCCCTCTCCTATGTGCAGGACTGGGCCACGATGCACGACCTCAGCGGCGGCGCCATGGTGCAGACCGGCAATGACCTCGATGTCGGCCTCAATGGCGACGGCTTCTTTGCCGTGCAGACCCCGGCCGGCGAGCGCTGGACCCGGTCCGGCGCCTTCCAGCTCAGCGCTACCGGCACCCTGGTCGATCTCAACGGCAATCCCGTGCTCGGCGAAGGTGGCCCGATCCAGTTCGGCGCCGAGGAAACCGGCATCCTGATCGCCGCCGATGGCTCGGTCAGCTCCAGCGCCGGCCCCAAGGGTCGCCTGCGCCTCGTCGAATTCGCCAATGCGCAGGAACTGACCCGCGAGGGCAATAACCTGTTTGCCGGCGGCACGCCGGTCGCCGCCACCAATACCAAGGCCATGCAGGGCTTCATCGAACGCTCCAACGTCTCGGGCGTCGCCGAAATGGCCGAGATGATCCGCGTGACCCGTGCCTACGAATCCGCCGCCAATCTGGCCCAGAAGCAGGATGAGCTGCGCCGCAGCGCCATCCAGCGACTGGGCGACGCCAACGCCTGATCGGAGCAAATGCCATGAAAGCCCTCTACATCGCATCGACCGGCATGGGCGCGCAGGAACGCAATGTCGAAGTCATTTCCAACAATATCGCCAATATGCGGACCACGGGCTACAAGCGCCAGCGCGCCGAGTTCGAGGACCTGCTCTACCAGCAGATCACCCGCGCCGGCTCGCAGACCTCCGACCAGGGCACGATGATCCCGGCGGGCCTGGAAATCGGTTCGGGCGTGCGCACCGTCTCCACCCCGCGCGTGATGAGCCAGGGCGCGGTCAACATCACCGAGCGCGAGCTGGACGTGGCTATCCGCGGCGAAGGCTTCTTCATGGTGCAGCTGCCCGATGGCCGCACCGCCTATACCCGCGACGGCTCGTTCGAGCGCTCGCCCGAAGGCGAGATCGTCACCTCGACCGGCTATCCGATCGATCCGGGCATCACCATTCCGGGCACGGCGACCTCGGTCGCCATCTCGCCCGACGGCATGGT
This sequence is a window from Devosia ginsengisoli. Protein-coding genes within it:
- a CDS encoding DUF6468 domain-containing protein, with translation MFGLPLGLFVEGAVAILLALTIGYCIVLNQRLKRLHADKDVMRQMVADLVGATNLANQAIKELKQTAVEADLSLNARLEEAERFGIELANHVNAGTVLMERIAKITSVARHSQAIEPVEQPNKVQSALEQLSTRVRTRGVAA
- the fliM gene encoding flagellar motor switch protein FliM, which translates into the protein MAGPTEQDKLADEWGLDDAAAPAAAAPVSEDDMTEEERAAAAAAEWAAMLEGDNGDGEGGPDRVLNQDEIDSLLGFDASVGSNVELTGVQALINSALVSYERLPMLEIVFDRLVRLATTSLRNFTSDNVEVTMDSISSVRFGDYLNSIPLPAILSVIKAEEWENYGLLTVDSSLIYSMIDVLLGGRRIGGNIRVEGRPYTTIEMALARRMIEVILDDTHRAFEPVTDVNFKLERMETNPRFAAISRPGNAAILIELRIEMDDRGGKIEILLPYATIEPIREQLLQMFMGEKFGRDPIWEGHLATEIYSANVEIEAVLHEQELPLSRMLAMQPGDTVMFERSPSDPVRLRCGDVDLTEAVMGHIGNHVSVRVSRPLNPPKVTMAAFEAIDEKMEGR
- a CDS encoding MotE family protein gives rise to the protein MTKIRLLPVVVMAIAALLVLKTMGLVTHGSYVLGGVSVAQAAGASEGDAVGTTEADQTVTPAGEPTMEDISPTLSDGAPTIGAPAAEAGGGHGAPAADETANEAGEIPALDAPPAGHVMASQTYCVDSDATITASGDVILRPVAAEVEGEAVAVEPRPVPEGSFAQQMAADCLPSGDVVPTEISDGGTVVPLIAADGVSGTEQQLLERLTARRTELEQYESDLALRASIVDAAEKRIAERAATLEALEAQISGLVDQRTEMEAGQFAGIVAMYETMRPKDAANIFNDLNMDVLLRVAKTMNPRKMAPILAEMSAPRAQELTVQMATLADKPATEMTQDDLAALPQIVGQ
- a CDS encoding tetratricopeptide repeat protein, whose product is MKTAIMVGLRRAGRAVLAGVVIAALSFIAPAMAQEQGQLFATQEDGYARLILSFPGRDDLPKYTMRIENGVLSLEFEEKVAVILPDVGTTMAPYLSVARVDPDGMGLRLGLRAAFSFNRIEAGEKLFIDLLPSTWQGMPPALPQDIIDELAERARLAAIRAERERKAAEVVELNPQASIRVGRNPTFMRVQFDWTVPTTAEYVQEGETSHIAFEWPVGVDLRDLAVDLPPEIASVESAVSPDGALVTLSLAEGITPRFYENSPSQYILDIDIAGVGLPSFAAADLVDEAAEEAEAEAATAGGPATAQVDKLFPETAARTITPFVSVLGSTVRVVFPFEQDTPAAVFRRGDTVWMMFDTVSGITPPTHSAELDALASEFAVVTSGDTQVVRVELSQDRLATLGSEGMAWVLSLGDIMLTPTEPIELSRRRDIEGNFEVVADVARPARIHDFRDPLVGDLLKVVTAYPPARGVTRRLDYVEFSALRSVHGLVIKPQNPELDIAVENNLAVLSTAGGLTVSAVDAPRTIGNGITESLRGSFVDLAALEEKDYGAFNQRREDLLVDAASSEGRERDVARLDLAQYYVANHFAHEALGVLDVLETELKAEDLTRKIRITRAIADTLASRPTDALRILNSSGVGQELDALLWRTIARADGYDFKGARFDAIEANSIVENYPLWVRNRFYFAAVRAAVETDDMTLAERFLDSIDFASLDPEDSSLYHLMSGRIDEGRDRISEAIDTYGQVIAADIRPTRAEAIYRTLRLLDQQGTLDLAKATDTLSAESLLWRGNPLEADMQTMLADFYFRDGDYRRGFETVEQAVANYSENTSVNALRDKAQHMFSELFLNGVADSLGPIDALSLYYDFRQLTPPGARGDEMIRNLARRLVRVDLLAQAADLLEYQLENRLRGVARTQIAADLAVIYLADRQPQDALRVLNETRLPGLPDSLQRQRRILEARAMIDGGRDLLALDLLRDLDGRDATLLRIDAHWRAKRYDQASEMLEALYAEQQRGQPLTQPVRLGLIKAAVGFALSGDTFGLSRLRSKFGDAMVVTPEWPMFDLVTGQVAITSLEFKAVASQVADVGGINAFLASYRDTYADEGALAPLTAAEPSAGLASL
- the flgF gene encoding flagellar basal-body rod protein FlgF, which gives rise to MENAQLISLSKQIALQRQMDVVANNMANINTSGFKAENILFEEYVMPVARDQDFPSLDQPLSYVQDWATMHDLSGGAMVQTGNDLDVGLNGDGFFAVQTPAGERWTRSGAFQLSATGTLVDLNGNPVLGEGGPIQFGAEETGILIAADGSVSSSAGPKGRLRLVEFANAQELTREGNNLFAGGTPVAATNTKAMQGFIERSNVSGVAEMAEMIRVTRAYESAANLAQKQDELRRSAIQRLGDANA
- a CDS encoding flagellar basal body-associated FliL family protein, whose translation is MAADAEIEDGAATRKGPPKLFIIIGAAAIVVLLAGAGLYFFLSSSSAPAETVAEGALPEGAVNTGHTFIFNLPPMIVNLKDDAEPKSSFMKLTVALEVANQEMMLEIQPRMAKVVDAFQVYLRELRRSDLEGSAGVYRLKEELLRRVNVAIYPSRVESVLFKEILVQ
- the flgG gene encoding flagellar basal-body rod protein FlgG, producing MKALYIASTGMGAQERNVEVISNNIANMRTTGYKRQRAEFEDLLYQQITRAGSQTSDQGTMIPAGLEIGSGVRTVSTPRVMSQGAVNITERELDVAIRGEGFFMVQLPDGRTAYTRDGSFERSPEGEIVTSTGYPIDPGITIPGTATSVAISPDGMVSAYLDNESTPTQMGQLQLARFVNKSGLESMGDNLFVETAASGPAQVSVPNNDGTGDLMQGYLEMANVNSVTEIADLIAAQRAYEMNARVISGADQMMQATSQLR